A genome region from Deltaproteobacteria bacterium includes the following:
- the ruvX gene encoding Holliday junction resolvase RuvX codes for MADAPLYGRVLGLDYGSRRIGVAVSDPLGWTAQPLPAIAREGDRKDIAAIGRLAGDLGAGSVVLGLPLLMNGDEGPAAARARAFGAGIEADLSLPVTMWDERLTSAQSERHLIDSGVRRGRRREIRDSLSAMFLLQSFLDLRNRK; via the coding sequence TTGGCGGATGCACCGCTCTACGGTAGGGTTCTCGGGCTCGATTACGGAAGCCGCCGCATCGGTGTCGCGGTGTCCGATCCGCTCGGGTGGACCGCCCAGCCGCTCCCGGCGATCGCCCGGGAGGGCGACCGGAAGGACATCGCCGCGATCGGACGCCTCGCCGGGGACCTCGGTGCGGGCTCCGTGGTGCTCGGCCTCCCGCTGCTCATGAACGGGGACGAGGGGCCCGCGGCCGCCCGCGCGCGGGCGTTCGGGGCGGGAATCGAAGCGGATCTCTCCCTTCCGGTGACGATGTGGGACGAGCGGCTGACCTCCGCGCAGTCGGAGCGCCACCTCATCGACTCCGGGGTCCGGAGGGGCCGCCGCAGGGAGATCCGGGACAGCCTCTCCGCGATGTTCCTCCTCCAGAGCTTCCTGGACCTGCGGAACCGCAAATGA